One region of Chryseobacterium sp. C-71 genomic DNA includes:
- a CDS encoding OsmC family protein has translation MKITLNRINDDFLFECTNSQGNSILLDNTSQPGAKGVSPMESVLMAVAGCSGIDVVSILKKQRQDITGFKAEVEGERIPVEDAKPFKSIIVKFFLEGNIDPKKALKASELSFEKYCSVSKTLEPNVEIGYEVYVNGEKV, from the coding sequence ATGAAAATAACACTCAACCGAATAAACGACGATTTTTTATTTGAATGCACCAACTCACAGGGAAATTCAATTCTTCTAGACAACACTTCCCAACCCGGCGCAAAAGGAGTTTCACCCATGGAAAGCGTATTGATGGCAGTTGCAGGATGCAGCGGAATCGATGTAGTTTCAATTCTGAAAAAACAAAGGCAAGACATTACAGGTTTCAAAGCTGAAGTGGAGGGCGAAAGAATTCCTGTAGAAGATGCAAAACCGTTTAAATCAATTATTGTTAAATTCTTTTTAGAAGGAAATATTGATCCAAAAAAAGCTTTAAAAGCTTCAGAATTGTCATTCGAAAAATACTGCTCGGTTTCAAAAACTTTAGAGCCCAACGTAGAAATTGGTTATGAAGTTTATGTAAATGGTGAGAAAGTTTAG
- a CDS encoding T9SS type A sorting domain-containing protein, with product MKTKLLFKSAIAAAFLIFNQVDAQEYQPITIQSGFNADVIANGIGTSASSTNNDVDGVSFAFISTDFKLTATGPALSYGLPANGIINSAVGSTTGLNYILAPYSSNNSLRLQNTNDSGTLTFATPTPALSLYMLATGGSGDTTVDAVVNFSDGTNQTFTSLAISDWYYGPNYAIKGIGRVNITNDNLESGYGDDPRLYQIPLSIDAANQSKNIVSVTITKTGTGGIPNIFAFSADVYTSCPAPTNLTYTSAMQGATVNWTPPATAPSSGYEYYYSTTSTPPTGTTSPTGSVAAGTTSVTLSGLPTGQSYYFWIRSNCGSVKGFWKMIEIATGQASATYTGGDINTEYSDFDPTTSSFSSCPGTITINVPTGYKISSTNVSYSMSTVSNGWMSEQRSLLVCTTNNTTEASVTAGSNGANGNTGTFSYNRTGLSLANDLTGNVSFELRAWRTYGDTGCSADFNKVDNNTWKVTVTLQPIALATNETAPKAKERLAYPNPFQDILNIEKSENIKRLTVTDLSGVTVKTVENPSSTLRLEGVKSGVYILSYIMKDGSLKSTKIIKK from the coding sequence ATGAAAACAAAGCTACTTTTTAAGAGTGCTATTGCAGCAGCATTCTTAATCTTCAATCAGGTTGACGCACAAGAATATCAGCCAATTACTATTCAAAGCGGTTTTAATGCTGATGTCATTGCAAATGGTATTGGTACTTCTGCAAGCTCCACAAATAATGATGTGGATGGTGTAAGTTTCGCTTTTATATCTACAGATTTCAAATTGACAGCTACTGGTCCGGCATTAAGTTACGGCTTGCCAGCTAACGGCATTATCAATTCAGCTGTTGGATCCACCACAGGTCTCAATTACATCTTGGCTCCTTATAGTTCTAATAATTCTTTAAGACTACAAAACACCAATGATTCCGGCACTCTTACATTTGCTACTCCTACGCCCGCATTAAGCCTTTATATGCTTGCTACAGGTGGAAGTGGTGATACAACAGTGGATGCTGTTGTCAATTTTTCAGATGGAACTAACCAGACTTTTACGTCTTTAGCTATTTCAGATTGGTACTATGGCCCAAATTACGCAATTAAGGGAATTGGCAGAGTTAATATCACCAATGATAATCTGGAAAGCGGATACGGTGATGACCCAAGATTATATCAAATTCCTCTTTCCATTGACGCGGCTAATCAGTCTAAAAACATTGTAAGTGTCACGATAACAAAAACAGGAACTGGTGGAATACCGAATATTTTTGCCTTTTCAGCAGATGTTTACACCTCATGTCCAGCACCTACCAATCTTACCTATACTTCCGCTATGCAAGGAGCAACAGTCAATTGGACTCCTCCGGCAACTGCTCCATCTTCAGGTTATGAATATTATTATAGCACAACCTCTACTCCGCCAACAGGAACAACATCTCCTACAGGATCAGTAGCAGCAGGAACAACTTCTGTAACTTTAAGCGGACTTCCGACAGGTCAGAGTTATTATTTTTGGATTCGTTCAAACTGCGGATCAGTAAAAGGATTCTGGAAAATGATCGAAATTGCTACTGGTCAAGCTTCTGCAACTTACACTGGTGGAGATATTAATACCGAATATTCTGATTTTGACCCAACAACTAGTTCTTTTTCAAGCTGCCCAGGAACTATAACTATTAATGTTCCTACAGGTTATAAAATAAGCTCTACCAATGTGTCTTACTCGATGTCTACAGTTTCAAATGGATGGATGTCTGAACAAAGAAGCTTATTAGTTTGTACAACCAATAATACTACGGAAGCCTCGGTCACTGCAGGATCTAATGGAGCTAACGGAAATACAGGAACATTTTCTTACAACAGAACCGGGCTTTCTCTCGCAAATGATCTCACGGGTAATGTAAGTTTTGAACTTAGAGCATGGAGAACTTATGGAGATACTGGGTGTTCGGCTGATTTTAATAAGGTTGATAATAACACATGGAAAGTAACAGTTACTCTACAACCAATAGCCTTAGCTACCAACGAAACTGCGCCGAAAGCAAAAGAAAGATTAGCATATCCTAATCCTTTCCAGGATATTTTAAATATCGAAAAATCAGAAAACATCAAACGCTTGACGGTTACAGATTTATCAGGAGTTACTGTAAAAACTGTTGAAAATCCTAGTTCTACTTTACGTCTTGAAGGTGTAAAATCAGGAGTTTATATTTTGAGCTACATTATGAAAGATGGCAGTCTGAAAAGCACCAAAATCATTAAAAAGTAA
- a CDS encoding MGH1-like glycoside hydrolase domain-containing protein codes for MSVEKQRLKDKNWLNWGPYVSNRQWGNVREDYSPNGDAWRFANHNNAESYAYRWGEEGIAGISDTKQLFCFALSFWNRNDERIKERFFGLSNPQGNHGEDIKEIFYYLDNTPTHSYMKMVYKYPINKFPYEDLVAENGRRSKKEPEYEIIDTGIFDKDEYFDIFIEYCKGNIDDILVRVTVCNRSNQDAPIVVLPTAWYRNNWKWGYNEYQGQLEDSHEGCISINHDSITLKKFYSKNRNAQRVFCDNETNNSKLYGSPEVENTYYKDGINDFIIHQKNTINPEKKGSKASFIVEAEIKAGQSEVFELRLCSNDLDNPFYDFESIFNARLSEANEFYEEIQQDVPNEDERNVQRQAFAGLLWNKQFYHYNVGKWLRGDPNHEAPRDFNNYVRNTEWEHLHNKDIISMPDKWEYPWYATWDLAFHCVPYAIIDGDFAKNQLLLLTKEWYMHPNGQMPAYEWNLSDVNPPVHAWSCFRVFKIDEKANGKPDLLFLEKVFQKLLLNFTWWVNRKDKNGKNIFGGGFLGLDNIGAFDRNMELKDGEHLEQADGTSWMAMYALNMMRIAMELAQYYQVYEDMAIKFFEHYLYIAEAMENMGEDKEGLWNEEDGFFYDVLQLGNGESVTLRLRSIVGLIPLFAVEIIDHHLLDKMPNFRERMDWVLKNKPELANLVSHWDEEGSGRKHLMSILRRTRLKKVLTRMVDEKEFLSTYGIRAMSKVYEENPFVFTVHGNKNVVYYTPAESDSRMFGGNSNWRGPIWFPINFLIVESLQRFHFYYGNSLKIEFPTGSGEQKNLDEVASNISNRLCSIFLKDESGQRAFNGGNYKFNYDPNFKDYITFFEYFHGDNGRGVGASHQTGWTATVAKLMKPRLA; via the coding sequence ATGAGTGTTGAAAAGCAAAGACTAAAGGATAAAAATTGGTTGAACTGGGGACCTTACGTGAGCAACAGACAGTGGGGAAATGTACGTGAAGACTACAGCCCAAACGGTGATGCGTGGCGCTTTGCCAATCACAACAATGCCGAAAGCTATGCTTATCGCTGGGGCGAAGAAGGTATTGCCGGAATCTCAGATACCAAACAACTTTTTTGTTTTGCGCTCTCATTTTGGAATAGAAATGACGAAAGAATAAAAGAACGATTTTTCGGATTGAGCAATCCTCAGGGAAATCATGGAGAAGACATTAAAGAAATTTTCTACTATTTAGATAATACACCCACTCATAGCTATATGAAAATGGTGTACAAATATCCCATCAATAAGTTCCCTTATGAAGATTTAGTTGCCGAAAACGGAAGACGAAGCAAGAAAGAACCTGAGTATGAAATCATAGACACCGGAATCTTCGATAAGGATGAATACTTTGATATTTTTATTGAATATTGTAAAGGAAATATTGACGACATTCTGGTACGAGTTACGGTTTGTAACCGAAGCAATCAAGATGCACCGATTGTCGTTTTACCTACCGCATGGTACAGAAATAACTGGAAATGGGGTTATAATGAATATCAAGGACAGCTGGAAGATTCTCATGAAGGATGTATCAGCATCAATCACGACAGCATTACTTTAAAAAAGTTTTATTCTAAAAACAGAAATGCCCAGCGCGTATTTTGTGATAATGAAACTAATAATTCGAAACTTTACGGAAGTCCTGAAGTTGAGAATACCTATTACAAAGACGGAATCAACGATTTTATAATTCATCAAAAAAACACAATTAATCCTGAGAAAAAGGGTTCCAAAGCATCATTTATTGTTGAAGCAGAAATAAAAGCCGGTCAATCTGAAGTTTTTGAATTGCGGTTATGTTCAAATGATTTAGATAATCCGTTTTATGATTTTGAAAGCATTTTTAATGCAAGACTTTCTGAAGCGAATGAATTTTACGAAGAAATTCAGCAGGATGTTCCGAACGAAGATGAAAGAAATGTACAACGACAAGCCTTTGCAGGACTTCTTTGGAATAAACAATTTTACCATTATAATGTAGGAAAATGGCTGAGGGGTGACCCCAATCATGAAGCTCCGAGAGATTTTAATAATTATGTGAGAAATACCGAGTGGGAACATCTTCACAATAAAGATATCATCTCAATGCCCGACAAATGGGAATATCCTTGGTATGCGACTTGGGATTTAGCGTTCCACTGTGTTCCTTATGCAATTATTGATGGTGATTTTGCTAAAAATCAACTTCTTCTTTTGACTAAAGAATGGTACATGCATCCTAACGGACAAATGCCTGCCTATGAATGGAACTTAAGTGATGTAAATCCACCTGTTCATGCCTGGTCTTGTTTCCGGGTATTTAAAATAGATGAAAAAGCAAATGGGAAACCCGACCTTTTATTTTTAGAAAAAGTTTTTCAAAAACTACTCCTGAATTTTACTTGGTGGGTCAATCGAAAAGATAAAAACGGGAAGAATATTTTTGGCGGTGGATTCTTAGGACTAGACAACATCGGAGCTTTTGACCGTAATATGGAACTGAAAGATGGTGAACATCTTGAGCAAGCTGACGGTACGAGCTGGATGGCAATGTACGCGCTGAACATGATGCGTATCGCAATGGAACTGGCTCAATATTATCAGGTTTATGAAGATATGGCGATTAAATTCTTCGAACATTATCTGTACATTGCCGAGGCGATGGAAAATATGGGAGAAGATAAGGAAGGTCTCTGGAACGAAGAAGACGGATTCTTTTATGATGTACTTCAACTCGGAAATGGTGAAAGCGTAACGTTAAGATTGAGAAGTATTGTGGGACTAATTCCGTTGTTTGCAGTGGAAATTATTGATCATCATCTGTTAGATAAAATGCCGAATTTCCGTGAAAGAATGGATTGGGTTTTGAAAAACAAGCCGGAACTCGCCAATCTTGTTTCTCATTGGGACGAAGAAGGCAGTGGCAGAAAACATCTGATGAGTATTCTCCGTAGAACAAGACTAAAAAAGGTGTTAACCAGAATGGTTGATGAAAAAGAGTTTCTGAGCACATACGGAATCCGTGCGATGTCAAAAGTGTATGAAGAAAATCCTTTTGTATTTACTGTTCATGGCAATAAAAATGTAGTGTATTATACTCCTGCAGAAAGTGACAGCCGAATGTTTGGCGGAAACAGCAACTGGAGAGGCCCTATCTGGTTTCCTATTAATTTTTTGATTGTGGAAAGTCTTCAGCGTTTTCATTTTTATTACGGAAACAGTTTGAAAATTGAATTCCCGACCGGAAGCGGAGAACAGAAAAATCTTGATGAAGTAGCATCAAATATCAGCAACAGACTTTGCTCAATATTCTTAAAAGACGAAAGCGGGCAAAGAGCTTTCAATGGCGGAAATTATAAGTTTAATTATGATCCAAACTTTAAAGATTACATTACCTTCTTTGAATATTTTCACGGAGATAACGGTCGTGGCGTAGGTGCATCTCATCAAACAGGATGGACGGCAACTGTGGCGAAACTGATGAAACCAAGATTGGCATAA
- a CDS encoding alpha/beta fold hydrolase translates to MKTELQHINFLYTTDSQKEYHISLSYQLFGKDLFSAPIILVNHALTGNSNVSGEKGWWKQLIGENQVIDTNKYTVLCFNIPGSGYDDFFIDEYSDFTSSDISNIFLKGLETLNIKNVYAIIGGSLGGGIGWEMLVKNTDLAELFIPIACDSKTHDWLHAQCLVQQFLLNGNDEPLQKARIHAMLCYRTPQSLNDRFQNKFNEEKQRLESEDWLNYHGKSLAERFSLKSYQLMNHLLMNINANDKDLGKIKARMHMISVDTDLFFPASEIRMGFNKLKTEKNDVFYHEIKSIHGHDAFLIEYEQLNFIIKNIL, encoded by the coding sequence TTGAAAACAGAACTGCAACATATTAATTTTTTGTACACAACCGATTCCCAAAAGGAATATCATATCTCATTAAGCTATCAGCTTTTTGGGAAAGACTTGTTTTCTGCACCCATTATTTTGGTCAATCATGCTTTAACCGGAAATTCAAATGTTTCCGGAGAAAAAGGTTGGTGGAAACAATTAATTGGTGAAAATCAGGTTATTGATACAAATAAATATACAGTTCTCTGTTTCAACATTCCCGGAAGCGGATATGATGATTTTTTTATTGATGAATATTCAGATTTCACCTCTTCAGACATTTCTAATATATTTCTGAAAGGTCTTGAAACTTTAAATATTAAAAACGTATACGCCATTATCGGAGGCTCGCTCGGAGGCGGAATTGGTTGGGAAATGCTTGTTAAAAATACAGATTTAGCAGAGCTTTTTATCCCAATTGCCTGCGATTCCAAAACTCATGATTGGTTGCATGCTCAATGTCTCGTTCAGCAATTTTTATTAAATGGAAATGATGAGCCACTTCAGAAAGCCAGAATTCATGCGATGCTGTGCTACAGAACACCTCAATCTTTAAACGATAGATTCCAAAATAAATTCAATGAGGAAAAACAGCGGTTAGAATCTGAAGATTGGTTGAATTATCACGGGAAATCTCTTGCCGAAAGATTTAGTTTAAAATCTTATCAACTGATGAATCATTTATTAATGAACATTAATGCAAACGACAAAGATTTAGGTAAAATCAAAGCACGAATGCACATGATCTCTGTAGATACCGACTTATTTTTCCCGGCTTCTGAAATCCGAATGGGTTTTAATAAGCTGAAAACTGAAAAAAATGATGTTTTCTATCACGAGATCAAATCAATTCATGGGCACGACGCCTTTTTAATAGAATACGAACAATTAAATTTTATCATAAAAAATATTTTGTAA
- a CDS encoding ACT domain-containing protein, whose translation MNKTNANEIKFFKNRSIIKFEGADFLGEIGIDGRVFKALTLARISVGVISQQAVENGLSILVHEDDSEKAVNCLIEEFAAERKSGKVSQIYSINNVSVIGFVADDLNKILSELARNNVFPLLLNQNSSEKRINIVVTSSQDEKSKNIIESEIFKKPKTVHLAIIGHGNVGKTLIEQVLHSSEEIKRRKNIHLKVVAVANSRKIAFNKKGFDNTWGDEVFAAEKSSNVDELINFSKENQLENLIVVDNTASVDFVKNYQTLAENGFDLVSSNKIFNTLPIEEYRKLRYTLNKNNKKYLYETNVGAGLPLIDTIKLLHLSGENITRIKGVFSGTLSYVFNNFSLRDDKFSTIVNEALEKGFTEPDPREDLSGNDVARKLLILARELDLINEFTDINIQNLVPEALLSVSKQEFLSRLEELDDEYDKIKKNQEPNHVLRYVGDLHGDLQKEKGELDVKLISVPATSALGQLKGSDSIFEIYTESYGENPIVIMGAGAGAKVTARGVFGDILRLSETK comes from the coding sequence ATGAATAAGACTAATGCAAACGAAATAAAATTTTTTAAAAACAGATCAATCATTAAATTTGAAGGAGCAGATTTCTTAGGTGAAATCGGGATTGACGGCAGGGTTTTTAAAGCGCTTACTTTGGCGCGAATCAGTGTAGGAGTAATTTCTCAGCAAGCCGTTGAGAACGGACTTTCGATTCTTGTACATGAAGATGATTCTGAGAAGGCAGTCAATTGTCTGATCGAAGAATTTGCTGCTGAAAGAAAATCAGGCAAAGTTTCTCAGATTTACAGCATCAATAATGTTTCTGTCATTGGTTTTGTGGCAGATGATTTAAATAAAATACTTTCCGAGCTCGCAAGAAACAATGTTTTCCCATTGCTTTTAAATCAAAACTCAAGCGAGAAGCGCATCAATATTGTGGTGACGTCTTCACAGGATGAGAAAAGTAAAAATATCATTGAATCGGAAATTTTCAAAAAACCAAAAACGGTTCATTTAGCAATTATCGGACACGGTAATGTTGGGAAAACTTTGATTGAGCAAGTTTTACATTCTTCAGAAGAAATTAAAAGAAGAAAAAATATTCATCTTAAAGTGGTTGCGGTTGCCAACTCCAGAAAAATTGCCTTCAACAAAAAAGGATTTGATAACACGTGGGGTGATGAGGTTTTTGCAGCTGAAAAATCTTCAAATGTTGACGAGTTAATTAATTTCTCGAAAGAAAATCAGCTTGAAAACCTGATTGTTGTTGATAATACAGCAAGCGTTGACTTTGTGAAAAACTATCAGACTTTGGCCGAGAATGGGTTTGATTTGGTTTCGTCAAATAAAATTTTCAACACACTTCCGATTGAAGAATATCGTAAACTAAGATATACGTTGAATAAAAATAACAAAAAATATCTTTACGAAACCAATGTTGGAGCAGGTTTACCATTGATTGATACAATAAAACTTTTACACCTTTCCGGTGAAAATATCACAAGAATTAAAGGTGTTTTCTCAGGAACATTGAGTTATGTGTTTAATAATTTTTCTTTAAGAGATGATAAATTTTCAACGATCGTTAATGAAGCTTTAGAAAAAGGTTTTACCGAACCAGATCCAAGAGAAGATTTGTCAGGAAATGATGTTGCAAGAAAGCTGTTGATTTTGGCAAGAGAATTAGATTTAATTAATGAATTTACGGATATCAATATTCAGAATTTAGTCCCTGAAGCTTTGCTTTCAGTTTCAAAACAGGAATTTCTTTCAAGACTGGAAGAACTGGATGACGAATACGACAAAATCAAGAAAAATCAGGAGCCGAATCACGTTTTAAGATACGTTGGTGATTTGCATGGTGATTTGCAGAAAGAAAAAGGAGAGCTAGATGTGAAACTAATTTCCGTTCCTGCAACTTCCGCTTTAGGACAATTGAAAGGTTCAGATTCAATTTTCGAAATCTACACCGAAAGTTACGGTGAAAACCCAATTGTCATCATGGGAGCAGGAGCGGGAGCGAAAGTAACTGCACGTGGTGTGTTTGGTGATATTTTAAGATTGAGCGAAACAAAATAA
- a CDS encoding O-succinylhomoserine sulfhydrylase — translation MENENFETLAIRTQTERSQFDEHSTPLYLTSSFVFEDAEDMRASFAEEKSKNLYSRFSNPNVTEFTDKIVKMEGAEAGYAFATGMAAIYSTFATLLNAGDHIVSCQSVFGSTHTLFTKYFPKWNIETTYFKAEDSENVEKYIKPNTKILYLETPTNPAIEILDLEFFGQIAKKHNLIFIVDNCFATPYLQQPIKYGADIVVHSATKLIDGQGRVLGGVAVGKEDLIREIYLFARNTGPAMSPFNAWVLSKSLETLAIRVERHCENALKVAEFLENHPNVELVKYPFLKSHPSYEIAKKQMKLGGNVVAFEIKGGIEGGRNFLDKIKMCSLSANLGDTRTIVTHPASTTHSKLSDEERNEVGITAGLVRCSVGLENVDDIIKDLKQALAEE, via the coding sequence ATGGAAAACGAAAATTTCGAAACCCTTGCGATAAGAACCCAAACGGAGAGATCTCAATTTGATGAACACTCTACGCCTTTGTATCTTACTTCAAGCTTTGTTTTTGAAGATGCAGAAGATATGAGAGCGAGTTTTGCCGAAGAAAAATCAAAAAATCTATACAGCCGATTTTCAAATCCGAACGTTACAGAATTTACAGATAAGATCGTCAAAATGGAAGGTGCAGAAGCAGGTTATGCTTTCGCAACGGGAATGGCTGCAATTTATTCCACATTTGCAACATTGCTCAATGCAGGAGATCATATTGTAAGCTGTCAGTCAGTTTTCGGATCTACGCACACTTTGTTCACAAAATATTTTCCAAAATGGAATATCGAAACCACATATTTCAAAGCTGAGGATTCTGAAAATGTAGAAAAATACATCAAACCCAATACAAAAATCCTGTATCTGGAAACGCCGACTAATCCGGCAATTGAAATTTTAGACTTAGAATTTTTTGGTCAGATTGCCAAAAAACACAATCTGATTTTTATTGTCGATAACTGTTTTGCAACACCTTACCTTCAGCAACCAATCAAGTATGGAGCAGATATTGTGGTGCATTCTGCAACGAAACTGATTGACGGACAAGGTAGAGTTTTGGGTGGAGTAGCGGTCGGAAAAGAAGATCTTATCAGAGAAATTTATCTTTTCGCAAGAAATACAGGTCCTGCAATGTCACCATTCAACGCTTGGGTTTTATCAAAAAGCTTGGAAACTTTAGCAATCCGTGTAGAAAGACATTGCGAAAACGCTTTGAAGGTCGCCGAATTTTTAGAAAATCATCCGAATGTTGAATTGGTAAAATATCCGTTTCTAAAGTCACATCCGAGTTATGAGATTGCCAAAAAACAAATGAAGCTAGGCGGAAATGTTGTCGCTTTTGAAATTAAAGGCGGAATTGAAGGCGGAAGAAACTTTTTAGATAAAATAAAAATGTGCTCGCTGTCTGCCAATCTTGGTGATACGAGAACAATTGTGACACATCCCGCATCTACAACGCACTCCAAACTTTCCGATGAAGAAAGAAATGAAGTGGGGATTACTGCAGGATTGGTTCGTTGTTCGGTAGGTTTAGAAAATGTGGATGATATTATAAAAGATTTAAAACAAGCGTTGGCTGAAGAATAA
- a CDS encoding homocysteine S-methyltransferase family protein, whose product MKNSKQLYKVLQERILILDGAMGTMLQRYKFQEEDYRGERFKDWEHPVQGNNDLLSLTQPEAIEEVHRKYLEAGADILETNTFSGTTIAMADYHMEGLVYELNYESAKIARKVCDEFTAKNPDKPRFVAGSIGPTNRTASLSPDVNDPGYRAITFEELRLAYKQQSEALLDGGSDILLVETIFDTLNAKAALFAIDEIQEERGIEIPIMVSGTITDASGRTLSGQTAEAFLISVSHLNLLSVGFNCALGANQLTPYLETLAHNSEFCVSAYPNAGLPNAFGQYDESPEQMASQIKEYVEKGLINIIGGCCGTTPEHIKAIADLVEKYEPRKFNVTA is encoded by the coding sequence ATGAAAAATTCAAAACAATTATATAAAGTATTGCAAGAACGCATTCTCATTCTCGATGGAGCAATGGGAACGATGCTTCAGCGATATAAATTTCAGGAAGAAGATTACCGTGGAGAGCGTTTCAAAGACTGGGAACATCCGGTGCAGGGAAATAATGACCTTCTTTCGTTGACACAACCGGAAGCGATTGAGGAAGTTCACAGAAAATACCTTGAAGCTGGAGCTGATATTCTGGAAACCAATACGTTTTCGGGAACAACTATCGCAATGGCAGACTATCACATGGAAGGTTTGGTGTACGAACTGAACTATGAATCCGCAAAGATTGCCAGAAAAGTTTGTGATGAGTTCACCGCTAAAAATCCTGACAAGCCGAGATTTGTTGCAGGATCAATTGGACCAACCAACAGAACGGCAAGTTTAAGTCCGGATGTTAATGATCCCGGCTACCGCGCAATTACTTTTGAAGAGTTGAGATTGGCTTACAAACAACAGTCAGAGGCTTTGTTGGATGGTGGTTCAGATATTCTTTTAGTCGAAACAATTTTTGACACGCTGAATGCAAAAGCGGCCTTGTTTGCCATCGATGAAATTCAGGAAGAAAGAGGAATTGAAATCCCAATCATGGTTTCCGGAACGATTACCGATGCTTCAGGAAGAACCTTGAGCGGACAAACGGCAGAAGCATTTTTAATTTCAGTTTCCCATTTAAATTTATTAAGTGTAGGATTCAACTGCGCTTTGGGAGCCAATCAGTTAACGCCGTACTTAGAAACACTGGCTCACAACTCCGAATTTTGTGTTTCTGCATATCCAAATGCGGGATTACCCAATGCATTCGGACAATACGACGAGTCGCCGGAGCAAATGGCAAGTCAGATTAAAGAATATGTGGAAAAAGGATTGATCAATATCATCGGTGGATGTTGCGGAACGACTCCGGAACACATCAAAGCAATTGCCGATTTGGTAGAAAAATATGAGCCGAGAAAATTTAATGTAACAGCATAA